The DNA sequence ATCCGTAAAGATCAGCTGCTTGCCAGCCATAAGCGGCAGCAGGAGATGCTTGCCAAGGAAGAGGAGTTTATCGCCCGCTTTGCTGCGCGCGCCTCCCATGCGGCCCAAGTGCAGTCACGGGTAAAGAAGCTGGAAAAGATCGACCGGATCGAAATCCCTCCGGAAGAGCGGATCGTCCGTTTTGAGTTCAATGCCCCTCCGCGCAGCGGTGATGACGTGGTCAGCTTCAGCGATCTTGCTAAGAGCTGGCAGCTGCCGGATGGTGCCGAGAAGTCGGTCTTCAGCGGGGTTTCGGGTGTTGTCCGCAGGCAGAACAAGATTGCGGTGGTTGGGGTAAACGGCGCTGGCAAATCCACTTTCCTCAAGGTGCTGGCAGGCCAGACCGATCCGACCTGCGGCAATGTGACTGTGGGGGCAAACGTCTCAATCGGTTATTTCAGCCAGCACGCCATGGATCTGCTCTCTCCGAAAAAGACCGTGTTCGAGACGGTGCAAGATGCCATGCCGCTGGCAAATATCGGCGTCATCCGCAATCTGCTCGGCGCATTCCTCTTTTCCGGCGATGCCGTGGACAAGCGGATTGAAAATCTCTCAGGCGGCGAAAAAAGCCGGGTGGTGCTGGCTACGCTCCTGGCAAGGCCGATCAACTTCCTGGTCCTTGACGAACCGACCAATCATCTTGATATCCGCTCACGGGAGATTCTGCTTGATGCCCTGCAGAACTTTACCGGCACTGTGGTAATTGTCAGCCATGACCGTCATTTCCTCAGATCACTGGTTGACAGGGTATTCGAGATCGATCATGGAGAGATGAGAATTTACGAGGGGACCTACTGCTACTACCTGGAAAAAGCGCACGGTGTAGCCGGCGTGGCTGCATAAGCCTCTACAGCCTCTTTTACAGCAGATAGCCTTATTTATTGTTGTGTACCGGAACTTCACTGTTTTTGTGAAAGATGGCAATACCGATGAAGAGTAACCAACTGCACGCCAGGGTCAAAAGAAGGATCGTTGCCATGAATGGCCTCCTTGATGGAGATGGACAGCGATCTATCTTTAGCCAAATGAATGCCAAGCGTAACTACATGATTTAGTTAAGATACAACCAGCGACACCTGAACTGAACCTGAACATCAAGCACCATACTTAAACAGCAACTAATGTGTTCACATTAAAATTGCAGCCACCTGCAAACAATGAACCCCAGGCTATGTGTCGGTCGGCCGGTTGTCAAACTGGGCTGTTCTGCACCATTCTTAATAACTCAAGCTGCGCTTTCACCCCGGTCACAGGCTCCAGTCCGGCCATGGCCAAAAGCTCCGGGACCGCCTCTTCAGGCCCGCACCGGAGTAAAGTCTCAGAGAAATGATGGATCAGCTTCATGGTCCTCAGGGCATCAAACCATTCATGAAATGCCGCCAGCAACGCCTCATTGGTCTTTTTCCCCCGACAAATCCGTTCCCATGATCCCATAAACCCCTCCCGCTCAAGATACTGGGCCAGCATCGGCGAAATGCTCTTGGCAGCAGTAATTATCGTCTCACCAGGCGCCTCCAGGCAGCCTGTTGCCAGCGAGAGCCACTCCCGGAGCAGGGCAAAGCATTCGGCCCGGTAAAAGGTAATAGAGTCGTGATCGCCTGCCAGGGCCTTTGAAACGGAGCGGCCGGTGCCGAACGGAACCCGGTGGGACGGTCGCGGTGAGGGATAAACCGTTGTGCCGCAGACCATAGCAATACCAACGGTCTTTTTCAGCTGCTGCAGAAAGTAGAAGTCTTCTCCGGCGCGGCGGCTGTTCATCCCGCCACAGCGGAGATAAGCGCTCGCCGTGCAGGCCATGGCGCTCCCGACTGTATGAAAGGCATAGGGTGAGCCGGCATAAGACTGGCCAAGCACATAGCAGCGAAGAAACAGTTCATACCGGTCAATGATATCCTGCCCGGCAGCAGTCGGGGCGTTCTGGTGGCAAAACGGGATGACGGCGCCGCCAGCGGACGACCTCCTGAAATGCCCGGCAATGGCCGTCAGGTAATCTTCACCCACCAGAGTATCGGCATCCAGGGCCACCAGCACTGGCCCGGCTCCATTCCAGGCAAGCAACGGCAAGGCAAGATCAAAACCGATCTTCCGCGCCATCCCCACCCCACCATCACGCACCGGCAGTTCCAGGCCGGGCGAGGCAGCATCGACCCACGCCAGATGCAACGGCAGTCTCTCTGCCAAAGCCGGGAGCATCTCCAGGGTTGCCACATTGTCGGCCTTGTCCTGGGGATCGGCATCCTCGCGATGGTTAACCACCACCACGACGAGAAACTGCCGGAGCAACTCAGGATCGGTATGCACAAGGGAGTCAAGGGTCAGAGAGAGGTTGTCGCTTTCGGCAAGGGATGGGATGACCACCGCACCGGAGAAACCGGCAGCATCAATCCCGGAAAGAGACCAGGGAGACCGGATGGCCCGCCGCTCAAGATAGGTTGCCAGCCTCAGTCTATCCGGCATCAGTAACCAGGAGAGATTCCTCACCGATTTGCAGCATCTGGTCGGTGATCTCGGTGAAAGCCACGTCATGACTGACCAGGAACAGCTGGTCGTACCAGTGCTCGGTCACCTCTTCCCGGCCAACGTCGATGGCGCGGAAGGCGTGGGCCAGATTTTCCCGACGCGAGGCATCAAGGTTCGAGGTCGGCTCATCGAAAAACGCGATGCGCGCGCCGATGGTCTGGAGCAGGGCCAGCCGCAAGGCAACGACGGCGCTCATGGTCTGGCCGCCGGAAAGCTGGTCGTCGCTCCGCTCGCGCAGCACGCCATCAGCCAGGTCGCGCAACATGATCTGGTAGTGCTCTCCCCAGATCAGCTCCTCGTCGGTTTCGCTAATGGTCCGGTAGATCCGGTCCGCCCTCAGGGTGATCTCCTCGCGAAACCGCTCGGACAGCTGCGCCGACACATTCTTAAAAACCTGGTTGCGCAGAAACTTGACTAGCTTCTCTTTCTCCTCGTAGTTCCTGATCTTGGCCTGTTTGGCATTGATCTCCTCCTGGAGGCGTTTCAGGCTGGCCACTTCTTCTGTCAGCCGCTGCCGGTTTCTCTCCAGTTCAGCCAGCTGTTGCCGGCAGGTTGCCACCTCGGTCAGGAAACGATCCTTTGCCCCTCTCAGCTCCTGGTGTCTCTCAGAATGGTATGCCGCGCGGCACCGCTCCAGCTCAGCCTGCTTGCCGGACCTGGCCGTGTGCAGCTCCTCCAGGGCTGTTTGCCATTTGGCCAGAGTCTGGCTCCGGTTTTCAAGATCATCGGCATCCTTCAGGTGCGCGTTAAAGGTGTCACGCGCCGCCTGGAAGCTTATGCGCTCCTGTTCACAACTTTTGATCAACTCGTCCAGACCGGAAAAGACCTGCAGCTCGGTTTTACGGGCACTGACAAGCGACACGGCTGTTGTCTGCTGCTCCTTCAGCACCGCCAGTTTATCGGAGCGCTCGCGATTTTTCCGGAGTCGCGCCTCCAAGGCAAGCGCCTGCTTGTCAAGCTCCTGCAAGCGCACCTTGCGGCCATGCAGCTCTTTTCCTCCCTGTTCCGCTTCTGAAACCTTGTGGGCCGCCGCTGTAATCTGCTGATCCAGGGTGGCCATTGCGCGATCAAGGTCGTCAATCCGTTCGCTAAAGAGATCCTTGGACGACTTGTCGGCGACATAAAGACACTGCTCCTGAAAAAACGGGCAGCTCCCTGCAGCCAGCTTCTCTTTCCCCTCCACAAGACCGGCGCGCCGCCCTTCCAGTAGAGCGCGCTCTCCCTTAAGCTGGTCCAGCTGACTGCGCAACTCCGGAAGCGCGGCAGCGGTCTGTCGCAACGTGTCATCGACCTGCAAGTCAGTTCTGGCCTTTACCAGGCCGGCATCTTCCTCTGCCAGCTGTTTGCCGATCTGCGCTATCTCGACCTTCTCATGGCCAACAGCCTGGGACAAGCGGAGCGCCTCCTTTTCCAGAGAAGCAATTTCATGCTCTATTGCCCTGCGCTGCTGCTCCCTGGCCCGAAGCTCTGCCAGACGCAACTCGGCCTGGTCGTAGGACTCCTTCCCCTTGCGGGACTGCTCGACCACAGTCCTGGCTTTCCTAGCCTCATCCACCCGCAGTTTCTGGGTGGCGATCTTTTCGCCGCCATCTTTGACACGGCCTTCAAGCAGTTGAACCTCGGCTGTAATAGCAGTTATCGCCTTTTCCCGTGCATCCAGGTCCGACAGGGCTGCCTCCAGCTCCTTGAGCGCTCCCCCCTTCTCTGCCAGTTGCTGCTCCACCTGTCCCGCTGTCTCCCTGTTACCGGCCAGCTCCAGCTCTTTCTGCGGCAGCACCGCGACCTGTTCCTGCTTTACTGCAACCTCGGCGGCAAGCACCTTCATCTTTTCCTGCAACGCCGAGAGTAAGGAGCTGGTTCCTTTATAGGTCTTGCGCCAGGCATCAATGCCAAGGATCTCGTCAAACGCCTCCTGCCTTTTGGTGGGCTGTTTGATGACAAACGGCCCGAGAAAATCGTTCTGGAACGGTCCGATCACCAGCTTGAACTGCTCAGCCAACGGTCTGCCATTATTGAGGCCAAGTAGTTCAGCAATCCTCGCCTCGGTCTCCTCGATCCGGGCGTGCTCCTCCACCTCAAAGGCTCCGTCGCGCTCCTTGGCCAGTAGCCATTTGGACGGGGTGCCGACCGTACGGCTCACCTGCCAGGTCGTGTCATCGTCAGTGCGGAAGGTAACTACTATTTCTCCACGCTTGGCGCCGATGGAGAGAAAGCGATCGACGTTGGAGACGAAATCGCGGGCATCCACCCCGAACAAGGCATAGCCGATTGCCTCGAAGATGGTGCTCTTGCCTGCGCCGTTGGGGCCGGAGAGGACGTTGATCCCTGCCGAGAAGCAGAGTTGCGTGTCGCGATGGGACTTAATGTTCTTCAGCTGGATCGAGAGTATCTGCATCAGGCTGGCTCCCTCAGCAGCAGACCAAGCAGCTCTTCGCCGTCAGTCTCACCCTTGAGGACCTGATCACGGATGGCCAGCGAAAGCCGAACCAGCTCCTCTTCGTGCCCCTTGTAGTCGCTCTTGGCCGAGACCAACTCCCGGAGAACGTCCCGCTCAATCTCAGACAGGCTCCGCTTGGCCACTGCCTCCTCTTCGCCACTACGGGTCACCAGTGAAAGATGGTTCTTGATCTCCACATGCAGCGGATTGCAAAGCTCGGTCAGTATCAGCTTCAGCCGCTCGCGCCCTAGTTCGAACGGGTGAAACGCCACCCTGCCGCTGAGCCTCAGCTCCAGCAGAGGCCTCCGGTTATCAGCAGTGCTGCCAAGCTTCTCGTTAACCTGGCAACGCAAGCGCTCCAGGGCATCAGCCGCGTGTTCTGCCCCGTCAAGGTTGATGGCCATAACCAACATCGGGCGGGGATTGCTACGGCGAAACTGGTGGTGATACCCTCCTGACTCAACGGTAACCAGGTAATACCCCTTGTCGTACTTCTCCTCGCCAAAATTAACGCACTCCGGAGCGCCGGGGTTGAAGGCGTAACTGCGGCCTTCAGGGGTTTCTATGGTGTAAGGTTTGTGGCCATGTCCGAGGGCAACGTAATCAAAGACCTCTGCCAGCGGTAGCGCCTCTTCCGGCTTCATATTGCCTATCTCTACCGGCGAATAGTTCCAAACCCCGACATGAAACAGCAGGAGATTGCTCCTGGTGGTTACGGCCTCGCAGATTCGCGCCACATGGGCTCCGGCCTGAGTGCCGATGTAACCGAGGCCGTAGATATTGAGGCCGTTGATTTCAATGTGCCCCCCCATGCCGGTCTCGGGATCGAACGGGTCAAAGTGATAACCGCCGCTTTCGGTGCGTGAGGGGCGCAGCAGGCGGATGTATCCCATTTGGGATAGCGCCTCCATCCATGAGATGCTGTCGCGACGGTGGATCCAGTCGTGGTTACCCTCAACCGCGATGCAGGGGATCCCGGCGTCCTTGAGCGGCTGCAGGGTCTCGATGGTGCGGGCAAAGGTACGCGGCAGGATCTGGCCGGTGTGGAACAGGTCGCCACTGATCAGTACGAACGTCACCTGCTCGACAACGGCGTCAGCAACAATAGCTTCAAGCATGTGGAAGAAGTCTTCGTAACGCTCGGCCGCACCGCTAGAGGTGCGGTAGGTCTTGCCAAGGTGAATATCGGCGGTATGGAGGAATCTGATGGTCATAGAATTATGGTTTCTGTCCACAGGGCGGACGCTGGTAATATCAAGAACGTTGCAGAAGCAGCTCAATCACCGGCAGATCTGCCTCAGCCCAGTCAGGGGTGAGTAGCTCTTCCGGTGCCAGCCAGGCAATGGCGGCGTGTTCATGGAGCACGATCTCGCCGGACTCGATTGTACAGACAAAAGGGAACAGTGTCACCGTAAAGGTCTGATAATTATGGGTAGTAGAGGGGAGAGCCTCTCCCACACGCACCTGTACCCCCATCTCTTCAACCAGTTCACGCCGGAGACATTGCTCCGCAGTTTCACCCGGCTCGAGTTTGCCACCAGGAAACTCCCATTTGAGCGGCAGGCTCATGCCGGCGCTGCGTTGAGCAGCAAGGACCAGGCCGTCACGCTCGATGATGGCGCAGGCCACCTTGATATGGTTATTGACAACATGGCTCAAAGCAAACCGTCCGGAGAGATCTCATTTACGCGGCCTTGCCGCCGCTTCTGTATATAGGCCTTACACTTTATGGAAATAGATGTCAATCCACTCCATGGCAAGGGGCAGACAATCAGATAATCCATGGAACAGCTTGATTAATTGTGCTAATAATAACAATACACGTTGCTGATCACCTCAACTCCGGATAACAGGCTCGCGTCAATGAGAATGATCGCTGGTTGCTGCCTCGCTATAATACTCTTTTATGCCTCTGCCGCCAAAGCTGAAGATCTCTGTTTCGACGAGGCAGGGATGCAGTATGGGATCAATCCCCAAATACTCAGAGCGATAGCAAAGGTCGAATCAGGGTTCAACCCTAGAGCTGTCAACAGGAACACCAATGGCAGTTACGATTTCGGGGTGATGCAGATCAACTCTCTCTGGGGGCGTACCTACGGCGAGGAATGGTGGAGCACCCTGGGGGACCCCTGCACCAACATCAAGGCCGGGGCCATGATATTGGCTTCATGCATGAAGAAATACGGCTATTCCTGGGAAGCCATTGGCTGCTACAACAGCCAGACACCGGGAAAGCGCAACAAATACGCGATTACGGTATTCAAGCAGTTGCAACGCATCGAACGCGACGAACGTCTGGCTTCAGCCAAATCCATCAAGGATAATCCCAAGGATACCAGCGCGGTACCGGTCACCAAGCCGCTAGCAGCCCAGCAACAGAGCGTCCCTGAAGAGGAAAAGCTTGCGCTGCAAAACCAATCCCCGGCCGAAACAGAACCGGAACAGTCAATCGCTCTCTCCGGAGAATAGCAGCAGCCCGGATTGCGAGGTATGGCTTGTTTTTGTTTAATTACTCCCCGTTCCTGGTGCTCTACCCGGTCGCAACGGTTCAAAAAGATATTCCAGCCCATTGGCCTTGATATCATAAACCGCTTGTAGCATCCGCCCCAGCTTTCCCTCGGGAAACCCCTTTTTAGCAAACCAAACAACATAGGGCTCAGGCAGGTCTATTAACAACTGGCCCTGGTATTTTCCGAACGGCATACGCATTTCAGCCAGCTCAATCAGGTCGTCGGGGTTGCCGGACGCTTCAGTACACGGGCGCAAGGTATCCATGCTCATCATAATGTGCCTTTTTTACCTTATTTGAGGATGACAAACAGATCCATTGAATGAATCACTTGCCCAGCTTATCCTCAAGCCTTTTGATAACCTCGGCAACGGTGCCCTCTATATCGTCGCCGCGAACGGTAAAGTAGAGAAATTGCCCCGTGTAATGCGACCAGTAGATGTCTTCAACCGGAAGCGGCTCAAGCAGGGAATCAATCTTCTCGTAAGAGATGAACGGATCACCGTCAGGCCATTTCTTGTCGAGCTTGGCCTGCTGGCTATCAGTCAGAGGGATCCTGTAAGTAATCGCATAGATTTCGGCCTTCATTACGGTTTGATATAGGCGTTCAGGCCGATAGTAACCGGCTTGCCGTCAACCATGACTGAGGTGACAGTATTCCCCCTGGTGCTGGCAACGACCAGGGTCTTGCCGGATGCCGATGGAGTGGGCTTCTCCAGATCGATCTCAATGCAGAGCTTGTTGTCTTTGATGTCAACGGTCATGGACATGTTCTGTTCCTTTCTAGATCTGCCATGTGTTTAGCCACTCTTGCGAAGCTTGTCTGGGAAATGCCTTTTACAGAAATTGCAAAGCGCCTTGGGATATCAGACGTAGCCATA is a window from the Geoanaerobacter pelophilus genome containing:
- a CDS encoding ABC-F family ATP-binding cassette domain-containing protein yields the protein MIHLSNIAKQHGTQLLFRDASFQILPGSRTGLVGPNGAGKTSIFRIITGEEEVDSGEITCAKRTTIGYFSQDVGEMLGRTALEEVMAGSAATVKLAAQLKEMEAAMCEPQSDDEMATLLERYGEAMEEFEHRDGYDLDTRAQTVLTGLGIGPDRFNHPVESFSGGWKMRIALAKILTLQPDVLLMDEPTNHLDVESIIWLEEWLAAEFKGALLMTSHDRDFMNRIVTRIIEVANKTVTTYGGNYDFYEKERDIRKDQLLASHKRQQEMLAKEEEFIARFAARASHAAQVQSRVKKLEKIDRIEIPPEERIVRFEFNAPPRSGDDVVSFSDLAKSWQLPDGAEKSVFSGVSGVVRRQNKIAVVGVNGAGKSTFLKVLAGQTDPTCGNVTVGANVSIGYFSQHAMDLLSPKKTVFETVQDAMPLANIGVIRNLLGAFLFSGDAVDKRIENLSGGEKSRVVLATLLARPINFLVLDEPTNHLDIRSREILLDALQNFTGTVVIVSHDRHFLRSLVDRVFEIDHGEMRIYEGTYCYYLEKAHGVAGVAA
- a CDS encoding (deoxy)nucleoside triphosphate pyrophosphohydrolase translates to MSHVVNNHIKVACAIIERDGLVLAAQRSAGMSLPLKWEFPGGKLEPGETAEQCLRRELVEEMGVQVRVGEALPSTTHNYQTFTVTLFPFVCTIESGEIVLHEHAAIAWLAPEELLTPDWAEADLPVIELLLQRS
- a CDS encoding metallophosphoesterase family protein; this encodes MTIRFLHTADIHLGKTYRTSSGAAERYEDFFHMLEAIVADAVVEQVTFVLISGDLFHTGQILPRTFARTIETLQPLKDAGIPCIAVEGNHDWIHRRDSISWMEALSQMGYIRLLRPSRTESGGYHFDPFDPETGMGGHIEINGLNIYGLGYIGTQAGAHVARICEAVTTRSNLLLFHVGVWNYSPVEIGNMKPEEALPLAEVFDYVALGHGHKPYTIETPEGRSYAFNPGAPECVNFGEEKYDKGYYLVTVESGGYHHQFRRSNPRPMLVMAINLDGAEHAADALERLRCQVNEKLGSTADNRRPLLELRLSGRVAFHPFELGRERLKLILTELCNPLHVEIKNHLSLVTRSGEEEAVAKRSLSEIERDVLRELVSAKSDYKGHEEELVRLSLAIRDQVLKGETDGEELLGLLLREPA
- a CDS encoding glycosyltransferase family 2 protein — protein: MPDRLRLATYLERRAIRSPWSLSGIDAAGFSGAVVIPSLAESDNLSLTLDSLVHTDPELLRQFLVVVVVNHREDADPQDKADNVATLEMLPALAERLPLHLAWVDAASPGLELPVRDGGVGMARKIGFDLALPLLAWNGAGPVLVALDADTLVGEDYLTAIAGHFRRSSAGGAVIPFCHQNAPTAAGQDIIDRYELFLRCYVLGQSYAGSPYAFHTVGSAMACTASAYLRCGGMNSRRAGEDFYFLQQLKKTVGIAMVCGTTVYPSPRPSHRVPFGTGRSVSKALAGDHDSITFYRAECFALLREWLSLATGCLEAPGETIITAAKSISPMLAQYLEREGFMGSWERICRGKKTNEALLAAFHEWFDALRTMKLIHHFSETLLRCGPEEAVPELLAMAGLEPVTGVKAQLELLRMVQNSPV
- a CDS encoding lytic transglycosylase domain-containing protein, which gives rise to MRMIAGCCLAIILFYASAAKAEDLCFDEAGMQYGINPQILRAIAKVESGFNPRAVNRNTNGSYDFGVMQINSLWGRTYGEEWWSTLGDPCTNIKAGAMILASCMKKYGYSWEAIGCYNSQTPGKRNKYAITVFKQLQRIERDERLASAKSIKDNPKDTSAVPVTKPLAAQQQSVPEEEKLALQNQSPAETEPEQSIALSGE
- a CDS encoding DUF3820 family protein, translating into MMSMDTLRPCTEASGNPDDLIELAEMRMPFGKYQGQLLIDLPEPYVVWFAKKGFPEGKLGRMLQAVYDIKANGLEYLFEPLRPGRAPGTGSN
- a CDS encoding AAA family ATPase; the encoded protein is MQILSIQLKNIKSHRDTQLCFSAGINVLSGPNGAGKSTIFEAIGYALFGVDARDFVSNVDRFLSIGAKRGEIVVTFRTDDDTTWQVSRTVGTPSKWLLAKERDGAFEVEEHARIEETEARIAELLGLNNGRPLAEQFKLVIGPFQNDFLGPFVIKQPTKRQEAFDEILGIDAWRKTYKGTSSLLSALQEKMKVLAAEVAVKQEQVAVLPQKELELAGNRETAGQVEQQLAEKGGALKELEAALSDLDAREKAITAITAEVQLLEGRVKDGGEKIATQKLRVDEARKARTVVEQSRKGKESYDQAELRLAELRAREQQRRAIEHEIASLEKEALRLSQAVGHEKVEIAQIGKQLAEEDAGLVKARTDLQVDDTLRQTAAALPELRSQLDQLKGERALLEGRRAGLVEGKEKLAAGSCPFFQEQCLYVADKSSKDLFSERIDDLDRAMATLDQQITAAAHKVSEAEQGGKELHGRKVRLQELDKQALALEARLRKNRERSDKLAVLKEQQTTAVSLVSARKTELQVFSGLDELIKSCEQERISFQAARDTFNAHLKDADDLENRSQTLAKWQTALEELHTARSGKQAELERCRAAYHSERHQELRGAKDRFLTEVATCRQQLAELERNRQRLTEEVASLKRLQEEINAKQAKIRNYEEKEKLVKFLRNQVFKNVSAQLSERFREEITLRADRIYRTISETDEELIWGEHYQIMLRDLADGVLRERSDDQLSGGQTMSAVVALRLALLQTIGARIAFFDEPTSNLDASRRENLAHAFRAIDVGREEVTEHWYDQLFLVSHDVAFTEITDQMLQIGEESLLVTDAG